The sequence below is a genomic window from Coffea arabica cultivar ET-39 chromosome 8e, Coffea Arabica ET-39 HiFi, whole genome shotgun sequence.
GAACTATGCATGTGTACTTTTTCCaccatttaaatgtattataataaaataacgCATTTCCAACtgtacaattaccaatttttttaatataaaataaatatgattttttttaaggCACATATTTGATGACTTTAGGCACGTgcaagttttaaaataaaaaaaaatttattcctcTGCTAATTACAGATTTTTAAATAACATTTCTCTAACATTTCTCCGAAATATAAGATTttagtagagtttttaaaataagaTTTTACTACCGACAGCATTTTAGTAAAGTCAAATTCTACAAAACAAACAACATTTACagttaattttacattttggtGGGagctcgtaaatttcatttaaaattttttttctagcaagtttgaatttaattttctgaaagtcatacttataaatgcgaaatctaacaaaaaaattaaatacaatttttggaggtcaaatttatcaaatgcgagctatttgaaaaattttatttaggaGCTCGCATTTAGCTCTTActattttctggaaaaaattctctagctcccaaaaaaaaagcaaaaaaatttaaattatacttAGTGGGAGCTCTATTGAGTAGACCTCGCATTCTGTGAATGCGAGCTCTATTGccctccgaaaaaaaaaatttttaaggaaTGCGAACGCCAATGCGAGATCTTTAAACATTTTGTTTTAATACAAAAAAATCTCTACCTccgaaaaaaaaataagcaCAAAAATTTTACTGGGCTCTGCTGAGCTCGCATTTCGCGAATACGAAGACCCCCCTACGGAATTCCTCACCAAAATCgccccttttgtagaattttttaaaaattcatcacaaaattggaaatttctcCAAATTCGTCCCATGACACAaacaaaaacctcaagggattTCCACGCACTTGCTTAGTTACCTTATTATTATAGAAAGGtttctattttttcatttttgtaagtCCATGTATCATTGATCAAGATAAGAAAAGAATGGTTATAACTTGGTTGCAACGTTAACTTCCAGCCAATTGGAGCCTATCACAAAATGTACGAAAGGtttctattttttcatttttgtaagtCCATGTATCATTGATCAAGATAAGAAAAGAATGGTTACAACTTGGTTGCGACGTTAACTTCCAGCCAATAGGAGCCTATCACAAAATTTACGAAACAGAATATGTAGCTATACAATTATAAAAACAAACTAGGGTTAAGTAGGGTATCACTATTGATGCTCTTGAAAAATAGGGTTAGTTAAAAAATATTCCTCTTAAGGCTTAACTAATTTTGCACTTTATCCCTTAACGTTATTTTTTTCTCACTTTACCTCCTAAATTGTTAGTCAATTCTAATATTGCATAATGGAAATATCAAAAAGATATTGATACTCCTAATGGTTAATTACAATAAATCCCTTTAAGATATGGCCATTTTTGCACATTACCTTCTAATatcatttttctcttaatttgtcTATTTGCCCCTAAAACGATTAGTTAATTCTAATATTTTGTACCACTCACGACAATAATGTTTGAAAAAATTAATATCCCTAAcataattataatattattatatatttatgaATATTGGTCTTGTTAAATTTTATCCCCATAATTACAAGTTTTTtagataaagaaaaatattgcaCTCATCTCACGTGATAAGGAAAAACATATTATGCAAAACTAAACTATGAAAATATTCTATAGATGGGATTTTCTTGGattggagattatttgaaaatttttttaagaataGTAGCACTTTTTGCAATTTGATATTTGTAAGACaaaaaagtggttgaaaaaaataaaatgattgaaaaacatgtttagatataattaaaaaaattagcaatccaaataaattttaataGCATCTAAGCATGGTATATTAAAGAACAACTTTGGAAACTGTGAACTCCAAATCAACTATGTTTCTCTTTTTTAGTATTACCAACCAAAAAAATGTATACTTccatatagaaaaaaaaatctaactaCTAAAAGAAATGTTTAGCTATATTCCCAGAgaaaaagtgataataataatatttttacattttaatttttaataacaATTTGTTACAAACCTCGTTGAGGACAACAAGACCTGACATCTAGACAAGCCACCAGATTGTTTTAAGGGCAAGAGGAAACCCgtaatagaaaaatattttcaaagttCAAGACTTTCTGCTTGTTTACTTTGGGCTAGTATTTTGGATGGATGCAGCATATACCCCCTAGCACAAGTTTTGCTACGGTGCTCCTGAGAATATGATATCATGAAACGTCTCAATTCATTGCCACAAATCGCCACCTTCCCTGCATCACCACGCTGCCTATCTTCCTCGTCCCCTGCCCCCGTCCTTTCCCTCCCGTAACTAGCCCCAACATCTACCCCGTTAATTTTTCTTCTACTTCAAAAGTTCGCAATTTCCTCATCTTTTCCCTCTAGACGTCCTTCACTGGGTTGGGTTTTTTTGTTCTCAATTTCGACTACTCATTCAACGCAAATCAGTTTTAATTTAGTAAGAGATTTCTGGATATTTTTAAGAGCTTTCAATAAATAAACTCCAAGGAGAAAGCTGTCATAATATCAGTAAAGTGGGAATGGAGGTTTAGGCTAATAGTGAGAAGGTGCAGCATCCAACAGGTTGGTGGTGCTTTTTATTCTCCTTATCTCAATAGTAGcactttttatttgtttaatcggtcatgtaaaaaaaattatcattaTCTACTGAAGTGGTGCCCTCAAGTTGAGTTCTATGTAGTTAGGTTCAGTTGATTAATTCTTATAACTTCTAGTGTAAACTCATATGGTTTTGATTTAATCGTGATTTTTACGCCAACTCAGCCGAATGTTATGCTTAGAccaaatttataccattttacgCTAAATATTGTAAGAGTTACATAACCTAGCAGAACTGAACTACAATTCAACTTGAGAGGCCTTGGATCAAATAATCTACTCGCACACAATCAAAATTAGTTGCGATAAAACTGCTGAAAATTCAACTCCATTTGACATTTCTAGGAGGAACTCATAACAATAAATGAAGAAGTGCACTAGAACTCGAAAGTCGAAACTTGCCGCTCCAGGACACCTTATCATTCATCTCCCACCAGCAATTGGAACCACCATATGCTCCATTATGCTATGACTCTCAGTATGTGTGCAGCTAGAATCACCACTGTCGACATGTGCTTTTGTTGATTGCATACCAAACAAGGAGGCATCAGCGTCGGCGAAATCAATCTTAGAAACTTGAATTGGAGATTGCTTTGCTCTTATTTCCAATACCTCAAGTTCTCTTGCTATATTCTTCATAGATGGTCTATCATCACCTTTTATACTCAAGCAAGATTTCGCAATCATTGCAACTTCTTTCAAAAGCTCAATACTTACATCGCACATAATGTTGCGATCAAGAACCTGGACCAAGTGACCACTTTTCAGTgaagaaatgaaataatttgcaagaaacTTCTCTTCCTCCACTCTATCCAATGATAATGCCTTCTCACTTGTCAGTAGCTCTATAAGAACTACCCCAAAGCTGTAAACATCACTTTTCTCTGTCAACAAACCTGTTAGCATGTACTCGGGGTCCAAGTAGCCAAATGTTCCTTGCACCATTGTAGATACTTGATTTTCATCTAAAGGAGCCAATTTTGATATTCCAAAGTCCGTGACTTTTGCAGTGTAGTTTTGATCTAGAAGTATGTTTGCCGATTTGATATCTCTATGGATAATCGGTGGTGAAGCTACTGAGTGCAAATATGAGAGAACTCCAGCAATTTCTGATGCTATTCTTAATCGGATATTCCAAGAAAGATGATGTGATTTTGTTGTGCTGCTTAAATGCTCGGAGAGAGTACCATTGTCGATGAACTCATAAACAAGTAATGGCACTTCCGTCTCTAAGCAACAACCTAGAAGTTTAACGACATTTCTACTATTAACTTGGGAAAGCATAATCACCTCATTAATAAACTGATCAACTTGATTTTCGTTAACTTCTCTGGACCTCTTAATGGCAACAGTACAAGAATTATGGTCTACTAAGATTCCTTTGAAAACTGTGCCGTATCCTCCACGACCAATAATTCGAGTTTCCTCGAAATTATTGGTTGCCTTTCGTAGTTCTTCAAGAGTGAAAATTCTAGCAACATTtgtgtttcttccttcttgagccaGTCGTTGCTGTAGcattaatccaccatttttcTGGAAAAACCCCTCCTTCAATctgttttcccttcttttcctcAATTCCAAACACAAATAAAAGCAGCAGAAAAGTAGAATTGCTGTGCCTGTGCCAACACCTGTTgacaaatttgactgaaaaatTAGCAAATGAAGAGATCTATCGGATACTTTGCAGCTAAAGACTCTAATTTTGCAAGTGATTTTCAAGTTTCATGTTCTTTCACTACCtggtaaagaaaagaattaggtTTCTTTCTCTCTTATACTATGATTAGTTGCCATCTTAAACCAAATGGAACGGGTTTCAAgaaatcttcttttttttttttttttttttttcatgaatacttttttttatttatttattttattattttataaaaatttcggcagagtttccccttaaaAAAGGACGAAACTCCCTGCCATCAAACCACAATTTGACAATAAATTTACAAGCTAGTGAAAGTTTAAGcatttaaaaactgaaattaagattaaatcttcatttttccatATCAGGATGTCTTCCAGTGAATCTGAAGGATGATCTTTGAAGATTTTAGCAGTCAATCTTCCTCCCTTGATGTCCTTCTAACCGCCATTTTCACCTTCATTGGCCTTTTCTGCTTCTTATTCCAATTCATGCCAGACACCGTGTACGAAACGTAGGAAATCCTAATCGATCTAATCTAATAGCCCCCCTAACCAATTGCGGCAATTCTGAGAATGTATTAAACACATGACCTGCACTAGAATCAGCACCAAAATTTGCCAAATGATCTGCAGGTGCGTTTGCTTCCCTGTAGCAGTGTGTGATCGATGTGAAATATTGCTTGAACATCATCAACTCATCCAGATCTCTCTGTAAACGCCAAGGACAAGCACTAGTCCCTTGAACAATGTGAACCAGGGTGAGAGAATCCGCCTCTAAGTGTAACTCCAAGCACCCTCGAATCACACAATGTCTAACGCCCCATAGCAACGCTCGAAGTTCCGCCTGCATGCTGGTTATCACCCCGAAGGGCTCCGCGTAGCCGAATACAAAATTTCCTCGACTATCCCGCACAAGCCCACCCCCCCCCCACTCCTTCCTGGGTTCCCCCGAGAACATCCATCTGAATTCAACTTATAGCCTCTACGTGGAGTTACCCAGTAAACTGGCCTAATAACCATCCGCCTTTGATGACTACCTAATTCGAGAAGCAACCCTTCCCATGTAGGGGCAGAAAGCTGCACCCCCGGGAACCGTGACTGAAGGAAATCATGCAGAAACTGAACAATCCGATTCACCGTAGGCCTGATCCTCATCTTCCGACCTTCAAACACCCCTTCATTCCTAGCCTTCCATAAAACCCAGCATACCACCGAAGGAAGTATATTATGCAAAAACTTTACACGATCATTAGTCCCCCTCCTTAACCAACAAGACCACACCATATGACGCACCGTATGCACCCCACTAAACTCACCAGCAGTACTCTCGAAGTGTCGCCAGACCAATCGTGCCCCTTCTCCTGAGCAAAACACATGATTCAAATCCTCCTCCTGGGGATTCTGACAACACAAGCATCTAGATGGGCCACAAACCCCAAACCTCTTTAGGCGATCCATAAGAGGGAGCCTCCCCTGTAGTAGTCGCAGcataaagaaagaaaccttgacTGGAAGACCCTGCTGCCATATACGACCAAAAAGCCAAGAATTGTCATTGGATTGACGGATCAATGAGTAAGCCGATGCAGTGGAAAAAACACCCGAGTTCGTCAATGCCCATACCATTGTATCATTTCCCCTATCGGTAGGAGGGTCAATCTCCAAAACCTGCGTAACCAATTCTCCATCCAAGAATTGATGGAGCATGTCCACATTCCAAGCCCGCCGATCTACAAAATCAACCACCGAATGATCATGGAAGACCTCAACCTTGTCACAAAGCGCACCTGACCCCATCCAATTATCATGCCAAAAGTCCAAAGCCCCCTCCCGAACTACCCAGCTAATATTATCCTCCCCAAAACGCTGCATTGTAACCATCCTCTGCCAAACTTGGGATCCCGGATGCCCAATATCAGCAAGACAAGGGTGATGACCTGCACAATACTTCTGGGACATAAACTTTGCCCATAATGATTGTTGTTGTCGAAATTTCCACCAGAGTTTAATGGAAAATGAGTCGTAGACCTGTTTCAAACCCCGCAGGCCTACACCCCCTTCATCCTTCGGCCGACACAAATCTGCCCAACGTATCCAATGGAATTTATCCCCGAAATTCGAAGATCCCCACAAGAACTTGGCGAACAATTTCTCTATGACCATCAACATCCCTTTTGGAGGGGACGCGGCTGCCAGCAAGTGAATTGGCATAGAGGATAACACGCTCTGAATCAACACCACCCTGCCTCCTAGCGATAATATCTGGTTTTTCCAACTCAAAATCCGATTCGCCACCGCATTGTATATATCCGTATAGTAAACCTTCTTGCTCCTTCCGGTATACAAGGGACAACCAAGGTACCGTATTGGAAAGTCGCGTTTATTATACCCTAGTATCTGGTTAACAACCGCTGCCCTCTGAGATGGTGCCCGTGGATGAGTAAGGAAACAACTCTTCTGAGGGTTGATTCGCTGACCTGATGCCTCATTATAATCATCCAAAACCCGTTTAATCAGACGTAGGGATGACTTGGCCCCACTGGAAAAGATAATCACGTCATCGGCGAATGCCAAATGCGTAATTATAGAACAATGAGGAGGAACTTTGAATGGAGTAAATCCTCTTTGTGTGGGTAGCGTGTTGAGGGTTCTAGACAGCACCTCAGCTCCGATAACGAATAAGGCTGGTGAAATTGGATCCCCTTGCCGTAAACCCCGTGAAGATCTGAAAAAGCCGTTTGAACCACCATTAACAAGTACCGAGAACCACACATTCGATATTAAGCGCCAAATCATGTCTATCCAGGTCTCACTGAATCCGAAATATCGTAGCACCTGTAGGAGAAAGGGCCATGAGACTTTATCATAAGCCTTCATCATGTCTAACTTGATGACCACATTGCCACCCCGATTTGATTTCCCGATATCGGCTACTAACTCCTGAGCTAACAAGAAATTATCTGTAATCTGCCTCCCTTGGACAAACCCGCTTTGCTGTGGAGATATAATCCGGGGTAATATCATCGCCAACCTTGCCGATAACAGCTTGGAGATGATTTTGTTAGTAAAGTTGCACAGACTGATTGGACGAAAATGCTTAAAATCTTGGGGGTTCTCCACTTTTGGCAGCAACACAATTGAGGTAGCCGTGATACTCCTAGGTAGTTCAGCACCGCAGAAAAAGCTGACAACCGCCCGGTATAAATCCGATGCCACTACCTCCCAAGCAAAGGTAAAGAATTTCCCTGTAAACCCGTCCGGGCCGGCTGCGCTCTCTCCATCCATAGCAAAGACTATGTCTTTAACTTCTGTAAGAGATGGAATGTCCGTTAACCGTGAGTTTTCCTGGTCTGTTATCAGTTTAGGTATGATCTCCAGACCGGTAAGGGAGGGAAGATCCCCCTCTGCCGTGAAAAGATCCTTAAAGAAACCCACCGCTGCCTCCCCAATTTGGCATTCCCCCTCGATCCACTCTCCAGCAGTACCCCTGACTCGATGAATTACTGCCCTACGTCTCCTTTCCGTAACCAAGGAGTGGAAATATTTGGTGTTCCTATCTCCGTCCGAAAGCCACTTAACCCGCGCCTTTTGTCTCCAAAAACCCTCCTCAACTACAAGCGCTCGGCGCAATCGAGCCCGAGCATGATGTAACTCGCTCCGTCGCTGCTCAGTAGGATCGAGGTCGTATGCTGTCTCAGACTCGGTTACCACACGCTCTGCACTACGTACCCCTTCAAAAATATCCCCGAATGTCGTCCTAGACCACTGCTTGAGGGCATTTTTAACATTCCTCAACTTCGATGCCAATACTTGCAAAGGAGAGCCATTGACTGGATGAACCCAACAGTCCTTGATAACCCCCAGAAAATCAGGATGAGTGGTCCAGATGTTTAAGAAACGAAACGGCTTGGGTTTATTGTCTAGCCTCGTATCCACCGATAGCAACAAGGGAGCATGATCCGACGGGTCACGGCCTAAATGTTGCACCATGAATTGGTACGGTAGCTCCATTGCACTCCCACACAGAAGTAAGCGATCCAGACGCTTCCAGATCCGCGCCGTTCCCGAACGATTATTACACCATGTAAACCTTGACCCAGAGAATCCCGCATCACTGACACCAGCTAGCGCCATAAAATTCAGAAAGTCTGATCCCTCCGACAGTCTAAATGGCAATCCACCCCTCTTCTCCTCTGTATTTGTGACCACATTGAAATCCCCCACCAAAAACCAAGGATTGAAGGCGGGTTTATCCTGCAAAAGTGCATTCCACAAATCCTCTCTGTCCTGCTGCGTACACTTCGCGTGTATACAAGACAAAATAATGGAGTCTTGGAAAAGATGAGATTGTACTCTAATAGTTATATGTTGGGGAGACTCCCCTGTAATCTGACACGTAAACAATGACCGGTAGAAAATCCAAACAGAACCCCAATGATTGAACATGCAACAATCCATCCCCAATTTAATTCTAATATCAGTAATTGACTCCACCCTCAACTTAGGTTCAACAACAACCACCAATTGAAGATCATACAATTTAATAAGTTTCCTTAACCGCCTTAAATTAGGAGCACGAGCTACCCCTCTTATATTCCAAAAAAGTAACTTAATCATCAGAAAGGACAGAAAAAGAATTTGTTGAAGAACTAACCATGGAGCGTAGTGTTCTATCTGACGGGAGACCAACCCGGAGACCACGCGACCTTGCATCCATTCGCTCCTTACGAACAACTTCTTCTAGTTCCAGGGTACCCCCCGTGTCTATATGCCCGGTCTCTAGTGATGACTCTTCTTGTCGGATAAGATCCTTGCCCCTAGGGGAGAGGGTACCGACCCTTCGTTGAGTATCTTGTATGTCTTCAACTTGCCCCTCAGCAGAACGTACGACCACCCTCGCGGGCAACCCACTCCCCACATCTTCAGAACGTTCCTCTCCTTTGTCATGTGGCAGCACCACCTCGATACCTTCTACCGCCACCGTCCCATAATCCTCCTCCATTTTCCTCTCCTGCTGCGCTGGTATAGTAGCACAGGACTGCTGCACCTGGTCACCTTGCTCAGCTTCGTGAGGCGTACCACCTATTAACTGATCGTGAGCAACTAGCGCTTTGCCAGTCACAGTCTCATTAACTTCTCCCTTTGCCCCATCAATTACTGCCGCATCTTGTATCAATACCGATGGCCTTTCTCCATTACCCTCCAAAGGGCCATCAGGCATGTCTGTATTCGACGTCTCTGCCAACCGTAGTTGTGTTGTTCCAGTAGTCTTGGTATGGTGACCAGATGCTCCTCGCAACTCGGGCTTTAAAACATGACAAGTCTCCACATCGTGACCTTGGCGGAAACAATGTGAGCAGTACCTTGGAAGGTTCTCCACCACCAGCTCTTGCCAAAAACCAGCATGATTTCCATTGCCAATCCAAACCCGCGACGGTGTCGAACGCAACAAATCCATCTCAACACACACCCGTGCAACACTTGGCCGTGACACTGCAAGGGTAGCCGCATCAACTAGCAAAGGGTTACCTACCATAGACGCAATCTGGAAAATCACCTCCTTATTGAAAAAGTGCAGCGGGAGTTTTGGTAATTGAAGCCAGAGCGGAACCACCGACGACTCCCTGTCAACATGGAAGTCCGTGGTCCATTTGAATACTCTCATGGGGAAGGAAGACACATACCAGATCCTCCTAAACCATACACGATGGAAATCAGCTTCATTGTTCAACTGAATTAACACATGTCTTACGTCCAACAAGCCCACCACCGGGTTCTCACGTAAATCCAGCGATGCAATGAACTTCCTCACCTCCTCCAACTTCGGTCTACGTCTAGAGAATTTCCCAATCAATGCGAAACGAAATGGACTGGCTAGAGCTTCGACCGCTGCCTGTGGGAAAATCAACGCAGGTTCCCCTTTGTGTGTAGCCTCCTGTGCCGCAAAGGATAGCGTCGGCTGCTGTGAATTCTTCGTGAACAACTCTGAAAAGGATTTGCGTTGAAAGGTAGGAGGGGCAGGCTGCCCTCCATCAGGTGGGCAGATGGCAGCCATGGACTGCCGCACCACTACCCAAGCCGTTCCTTGGAAACCTTAGCACAAAATCCTTAAAGAATGTAGAACTTTTTTCTATTGAACCGGAATGGATTTCACCTTTGGCGTAATTACGATATATGCTTCGGCCGATGAGGTTTTAGTCTGCTTAGAgtgtatttgataaaattgaaatttgaaaactgaaatataaaatttgaaatctgaaggcgaaatttattaaattattaaattgttaaaaatcatatttgatgcatttgagtgtatatcatatTAACTGATATGTGGTtagttttttaattattttttagagtaAATTTTGTCTAGAATATTCGATGCCACTCAATTAATTCAAAAGTTCtaatttttgttatcaaatgcgtttgaatatattaaaatcTGAACTTATTTAATTTAAATGTTGAATCTAGTTATCAAACGGAGGCCTAGGATTGAGATTCCAAGATTTAGAGGGCTTGGGTTCAAATCTCTCCTCTCTTCCCCcgctttttaaatttcattcctCTTCtactataaaaaaatttaaaaaataaaaaaaaatatatgcttAGAATGGAAGGATTAAAGAGTAGTTACAATTGACTGAAAATCTCGACTCAAGATAACAATCTTCTGTCATGCCAAATGGGTGTGGGATCTTTACTTTTCCAGAGGTATCAATGCAGCCATCCTTGGCTATAGGAGggtatgttgctgctggtgtgATAGCTGGCTTTAAGGACACCGTCAACGCGAAAAGTATCATTTGAACAAGCTTCATCACTGGGGAAACTTTGGACTGTGATGGCTATTTAATTGTGGAGTCAAGAAGAGATCAGATGATTGACTTTTCCCTctatcacctcgctagataatAGAAAAATCGCCAGTAGAAAACATGGTTTTTTTTGTCCCATTAGTTTCCCAGCATGTACCCTACTACCACCACTACCAAACAAATGAACGAAGAATTGCAATTATAGTAGATGAACAAAATAACCTTAAGATTTACCACGTCTTGGCTGTTGCAATTGTGAATGAACTTATGTTCCTTGGCTGATCGGGATCAGCCGTGTGGAGCACTCTAGGAACATACGATGACTTGTTCTGTCGATCCCAAGTATTCCCATAAGTCTAGTCAGTCTCTTTCAGGGACTTCTACcaacttttttgttttgaagaTGAATAAATCCGAAGAGAAAAATTGATTGACTTTTTCATCTATCACCTGtcgagaaaataagaaaatttccaaTGGAAGAGTTGTTTTTTCCCACAGAAGAAATATAATAGTTTTGGTCCTAAATGTTTAGCACCTGTCATTTTCACTCTCTCTTCCAACCCCACTCCCCCTTAAGCAAAAGATTCCCTACAGGTTTTTGTATGTATataatttcacaaatttctttattttatttccatttttgcGGTTAATTAATTAGTCATGTGTCATCACATAAGTTAATATTCTTATTGTCTAAAGTCAGGTGcttttttattctctttttttaattcaatCTAGTGAACATGTGACTGCAAATAACATGATTTCGTTAGTAATTAGGGAAAATCCGTCAATTACACTAAATTTGCTTCAATTGGAAATATTAGGAACCATATTTATTTTTGCTGAAAGTTAGGAACCAAAATTACACTGGTGCCAAACATTGGAGAGGACTAGATTCACAAAAGTACGAAACACTAGGGActaaaactttattttttttccttttcctatcaGTATGAAATAACCCTAAGTTGGTTCACCACATCTTAATTAGTTGATGCAATCGTGAATAAACTAGTGTTCTTGGACATTCTAGTCTCATAAAGACTGCTAACCTTGTGCATAAATGTTGCCTGCACATGCATTAGCTGAGGGCATGTGAAGCACTCTAAATACTTAGGATGGTTGACATGCAATTGAACACAGTTGTCAAGATTTCAATTGGATTTTAGTTATCTCTATGGGCATTATTGAGAATAATTAGATAATGTTAACTAAGGATTTCTAAAGTTAATTGACAGAGTAGAACTTGAATCCAACTGACCTTTAGCCTTGAGAGGAACTGCAAGCTCACAAGATCCCACTGGAAGGTGAAGCTTATCTCTTAG
It includes:
- the LOC140012847 gene encoding uncharacterized protein, which translates into the protein MAAICPPDGGQPAPPTFQRKSFSELFTKNSQQPTLSFAAQEATHKGEPALIFPQAAVEALASPFRFALIGKFSRRRPKLEEVRKFIASLDLRENPVVGLLDVRHVLIQLNNEADFHRVWFRRIWYVSSFPMRVFKWTTDFHVDRESSVVPLWLQLPKLPLHFFNKEVIFQIASMVGNPLLVDAATLAVSRPSVARVCVEMDLLRSTPSRVWIGNGNHAGFWQELVVENLPRYCSHCFRQGHDVETCHVLKPELRGASGHHTKTTGTTQLRLAETSNTDMPDGPLEGNGERPSVLIQDAAVIDGAKGEVNETVTGKALVAHDQLIGGTPHEAEQGDQVQQSCATIPAQQERKMEEDYGTVAVEGIEVVLPHDKGEERSEDVGSGLPARVVVRSAEGQVEDIQDTQRRVGTLSPRGKDLIRQEESSLETGHIDTGGTLELEEVVRKERMDARSRGLRVGLPSDRTLRSMCTQQDREDLWNALLQDKPAFNPWFLVGDFNVVTNTEEKRGGLPFRLSEGSDFLNFMALAGVSDAGFSGSRFTWCNNRSGTARIWKRLDRLLLCGSAMELPYQFMVQHLGRDPSDHAPLLLSVDTRLDNKPKPFRFLNIWTTHPDFLGVIKDCWVHPVNGSPLQVLASKLRNVKNALKQWSRTTFGDIFEGVRSAERVVTESETAYDLDPTEQRRSELHHARARLRRALVVEEGFWRQKARVKWLSDGDRNTKYFHSLVTERRRRAVIHRVRGTAGEWIEGECQIGEAAVGFFKDLFTAEGDLPSLTGLEIIPKLITDQENSRLTDIPSLTEVKDIVFAMDGESAAGPDGFTGKFFTFAWEVVASDLYRAVVSFFCGAELPRSITATSIVLLPKVENPQDFKHFRPISLCNFTNKIISKLLSARLAMILPRIISPQQSGFVQGRQITDNFLLAQELVADIGKSNRGGNVVIKLDMMKAYDKVSWPFLLQVLRYFGFSETWIDMIWRLISNVWFSVLVNGGSNGFFRSSRGLRQGDPISPALFVIGAEVLSRTLNTLPTQRGFTPFKVPPHCSIITHLAFADDVIIFSSGAKSSLRLIKRVLDDYNEASGQRINPQKSCFLTHPRAPSQRAAVVNQILGYNKRDFPIRYLGCPLYTGRSKKVYYTDIYNAVANRILSWKNQILSLGGRVVLIQSVLSSMPIHLLAAASPPKGMLMVIEKLFAKFLWGSSNFGDKFHWIRWADLCRPKDEGGVGLRGLKQVYDSFSIKLWWKFRQQQSLWAKFMSQKYCAGHHPCLADIGHPGSQVWQRMVTMQRFGEDNISWVVREGALDFWHDNWMGSGALCDKVEVFHDHSVVDFVDRRAWNVDMLHQFLDGELVTQVLEIDPPTDRGNDTMVWALTNSGVFSTASAYSLIRQSNDNSWLFGRIWQQGLPVKVSFFMLRLLQGRLPLMDRLKRFGVCGPSRCLCCQNPQEEDLNHVFCSGEGARLVWRHFESTAGEFSGVHTVRHMVWSCWLRRGTNDRVKFLHNILPSVVCWVLWKARNEGVFEGRKMRIRPTVNRIVQFLHDFLQSRFPGVQLSAPTWEGLLLELGSHQRRMVIRPVYWRDLDELMMFKQYFTSITHCYREANAPADHLANFGADSSAGHVFNTFSELPQLVLAQAQQFYFSAAFICVWN
- the LOC140013116 gene encoding wall-associated receptor kinase 5-like translates to MLQQRLAQEGRNTNVARIFTLEELRKATNNFEETRIIGRGGYGTVFKGILVDHNSCTVAIKRSREVNENQVDQFINEVIMLSQVNSRNVVKLLGCCLETEVPLLVYEFIDNGTLSEHLSSTTKSHHLSWNIRLRIASEIAGVLSYLHSVASPPIIHRDIKSANILLDQNYTAKVTDFGISKLAPLDENQVSTMVQGTFGYLDPEYMLTGLLTEKSDVYSFGVVLIELLTSEKALSLDRVEEEKFLANYFISSLKSGHLVQVLDRNIMCDVSIELLKEVAMIAKSCLSIKGDDRPSMKNIARELEVLEIRAKQSPIQVSKIDFADADASLFGMQSTKAHVDSGDSSCTHTESHSIMEHMVVPIAGGR